The Pseudomonadota bacterium genome includes a window with the following:
- a CDS encoding universal stress protein, with amino-acid sequence MALTQHMLVGTDFSPASVLGLDLSCELAKLTGARITLAHVYLGAPAGLADRAGKAEDEPCAIEESLTEDLERLRRERLGDLAEVALRLINAASPADALCRYASDHDIDLIVVSSHGRTGLAHLLIGSVAEKTVRHSPCPVVVAR; translated from the coding sequence ATGGCCTTGACCCAACACATGCTCGTCGGGACCGACTTCTCGCCGGCCTCCGTGCTTGGGCTCGACCTCAGCTGCGAGCTGGCCAAGCTCACAGGAGCCAGGATCACGCTCGCTCACGTGTACCTTGGTGCTCCAGCAGGTCTCGCCGACAGGGCTGGCAAGGCCGAGGACGAGCCCTGCGCCATCGAGGAATCCCTCACCGAAGACCTCGAGCGCTTGCGCCGTGAGCGGCTAGGCGATCTGGCCGAGGTCGCCCTGCGCCTAATCAACGCCGCCAGTCCCGCCGACGCTCTGTGCAGGTACGCCAGCGACCACGACATCGATCTGATCGTGGTGTCGTCGCATGGTCGCACCGGACTCGCGCATCTGCTGATCGGCAGCGTGGCCGAAAAAACCGTGCGCCACAGTCCCTGTCCCGTTGTTGTGGCTCGCTGA